One Anopheles bellator unplaced genomic scaffold, idAnoBellAS_SP24_06.2 scaffold00653_ctg1, whole genome shotgun sequence genomic window, TTTAACTTATTAATATGTTGTCGTAGAAATTGATAATGGCCAATTGAATGTGACAAAAAATACTAGATATGCGtaaaaatcctttttattaaagaaaaaaccaaaaagtgGACTAAATGTACATGTAATGCAACCTGAAAGTACTCATATAAATAATATCCTAATTTATCATTCAGCACAATGGAAACGGGCAACTAAACAGATTGTCCATTCAAATTTTACCATTGTAAATCGACACCGGAACGCTGATCTTTTCATTCTCAATataaactacaaaaaaaatattttgttgttgcagaCCGGTAGAATTAACGTGCTGGAGAGATGCGGTTACAACAACTTCCTGACCGGGACGAATATGTCCTTCTGATGGAGACAATCGAAAAAGCTGCCTATAATTGCAGTTCAGCTCAAAGTACTGCGATGTGTAGAAATTACTCTTGATCACGAACTGCTTCATTCGTTCTACCGATGCCTGAAACTCGAGTGCTGTCGGTCGGACTGACCACGATTCTCCACTTTCACGCTTCAGTATACCAAGCGCCTGTGTTCCAGATTCGCCAGGCGGCGAAAGCTGGCAATTGTTTGATACTGGCAAGCGAGCCGATGGGTTACCTTCCGCAGTTGCGTACATCGTCTTAAACAACGCACCGAATTCTTCATCTGCCATAGACAAATCAAGCATTGTATCATCCAGGGAACGATCAATAGTCAACACCAATTCGTACTCGCGAAACGTAAGAAACAGTTCATGGATCGTATCGAACAGATGTTCCGCAAAAAGATCCAAACCAGCCAACTCTTCTTCCTCACCGAACGGATTACAAATATGTGTCATAGCCTCTAGCTTAGGATCATTCACCTCTTTAGATTTAACCATCGCTATGTTGCGCCGAATTCGATGCCGTGTGGGTTCATCTCCCCACAGTATGTGTAAGTTTGTGACAGACAGCACCTCCACTTGTTTCTGAAGTATTTTTGAAATCTCCTGACGACCCGGTTTGAAAACCACCTTAATGTGAGCATAACTATTTGGGGAGATGACTGTTCGCCGCGGATGGACGTAGACGACTGAAGCTAGCAGCGCCTGATCAAGACTTTTCCGATCGATATCAATTCTGGCAAAAGCTGGAAGATTGCCCTTGTTGTAGAGTGAAAATGATTTCTCGAGTGGTCGTCCTAGGTGGCAGGCGTTGCCGAGCTCGAGGTACGGACCACCTGGTCCCTTCTGAATGCCTTCGATTTTAACTGATGCTTCTCCACCGTAACCGTAAAGGCTAACTATCCGTTGGGCATGCAAATCATTAGGCGGATGAAACGAAAGTACACCTACCGCCGGCCCAATAATAGTCGGACAAAAGTCAACGGTTATCGTACGACACTCTTGGCTTTGAAGAGTTAGCACTTCAGGGGCCCTCTGGTGC contains:
- the LOC131214347 gene encoding uncharacterized protein LOC131214347, which produces MDCDKYRSTPKHSQCSAVCEKSFADGRKSFLSPEIHQIRSPFSSPKANSHARGYEITEKNSLFPPISRSSSQCSGSTEWTHRGDGSLPLKATHSELSWGSTRLRRSEKRTLQIKNTSDRKILLRAIITGPGFQLYSVEHQRAPEVLTLQSQECRTITVDFCPTIIGPAVGVLSFHPPNDLHAQRIVSLYGYGGEASVKIEGIQKGPGGPYLELGNACHLGRPLEKSFSLYNKGNLPAFARIDIDRKSLDQALLASVVYVHPRRTVISPNSYAHIKVVFKPGRQEISKILQKQVEVLSVTNLHILWGDEPTRHRIRRNIAMVKSKEVNDPKLEAMTHICNPFGEEEELAGLDLFAEHLFDTIHELFLTFREYELVLTIDRSLDDTMLDLSMADEEFGALFKTMYATAEGNPSARLPVSNNCQLSPPGESGTQALGILKRESGESWSVRPTALEFQASVERMKQFVIKSNFYTSQYFELNCNYRQLFRLSPSEGHIRPGQEVVVTASLQHVNSTGLQQQNIFFVVYIENEKISVPVSIYNGKI